The following nucleotide sequence is from Pseudomonas sp. RC10.
AATCATGGTCGATTTGCAGATGGAGCAGTACATGCCCGACCCTGATCTGGGTGTGATCGCCCGGTTGATCGCACAGGACCCGGGGCTCTCCGGCGCCTTGCTTAAGATCGTCAACTCCCCTCACTACGGTCTCGCGAACAAAATCGCGTCGATTCAGCGTGCGGTGAACCTGCTGGGCAGCCGCTCGGTGATCAACCTGATCAACGCGCAGTCGATCAAGGGCGAGATGACCGACGAGACGATCGTGGTGCTCAATCGTTTCTGGGACACCGCCCAAGACGTTGCGATGACCAGTCTGACGCTGGCCAAGCGAATCGGCTCGCAAACTGTCGACGAATCCTACGCGCTCGGTCTGTTTCACGACTGCGGTGTGCCATTGATGCTCAAGCGCTTCCCCGAGTACATGAATGTGCTGGAAGAGGCTTACGCCAAGGCGGGGCCGGACCGGCGCGTGGTCGATACGGAAAACCACATTCTCAACACGAACCACGCGGTTGTCGGCTATTTCACGGCCAAATCATGGCGTTTGCCTGAACATGTGAGCAATGCCATCGCTAATCACCACAATGCGCTGGCGATCTTCCAGGAAGAGTCGGGCCGTAATGCGCCGCTGAAGAACCTGCTGGCGATCCTGAAAATGGCCGAACACATTTGCTCATCGCATCGGGTCTTGGGTAATCAGGCGGTGGACCATGAGTGGAACAGCATTGGTCACCTGGTTCTGGATTACGTGGGCCTGTCCGACTACGACTTCGAAAACCTCAAAGAAAGTATCCGAGAACTGAGCGCACACTGAGTTTGCGCGCTCGCGTTTCACCCGCCATCGAGCCGCCCCATGCCTGAATTACCTGAAGTCGAAACCACTCGTCGGGGCATCGCGCCCCATCTCGAAGGCCAGCGCGTCAGCCGCGTGATCGTGCGGGATCGCCGCCTGCGCTGGCCAATTCCGGAAGACCTGGACGTACGGTTGTCTGGCCAGAAGATCGTGGTGGTCGAGCGACGCGCCAAATACCTGCTGATCCAGGCCGAAGTCGGCACGTTGATCAGTCATTTGGGTATGTCCGGGAATTTGCGGCTGGTCGAGGCGGGGTTGCCTGCCCTCAAGCATGAGCATGTGGACATCGAGCTGGAGTCGGGGCTGGCGCTGCGTTACACCGACCCGCGGCGTTTCGGCGCGATGCTGTGGAGCCTCGACCCACACAACCATGAGTTGCTGATTCGGCTGGGGCCTGAGCCGTTGACCGATCTGTTCGACGGGTTGCGGTTGTATGAGCTGTCGCGTGGCCGTTCGATGGCGGTCAAGCCGTTCATCATGGACAACGCCGTGGTGGTGGGCGTGGGGAATATCTATGCGACTGAAGCCTTATTTGCGGCGGGCATCGATCCGCGGCGTGAGGCCAAGAGTATTTCAAAGGCCCGCTATATAAAGCTGGCGATTGAGATCAAGCGCATTCTCGCGGCGGCCATCGAACGCGGCGGCACCACGTTGCGTGACTTCATTGGTGGCGATGGGCAACCGGGGTATTTCCAGCAAGAGCTGTTCGCCTATGGCCGAGGCGAGGAGCCGTGCAAGGTCTGCGGGACGATCATGCGCGAGGTGAAGCTGGGGCAACGGGCGAGCGTGTTTTGCCCGAAATGTCAGAAGTAAAACGAGACGGAATTTGTGGGCAGGGTCTGCGTGGCCCCCTTGCGTAACCCCAATCCCTGTTTATAGTGAGCAGCATCACTTTCCCGCTGTGCCTGAAGGATCACGCCATGAGCCCGTTTCGCATTCTCGCTGCCACCCTGGCCTTGTTTTTCGGCTTGCAGATGACCCCGGCGATGGCGCAGGTCGAGGCATCAGGCAGCGGCGACCCCGTTTACGAAATCCAGAACCCCCCGG
It contains:
- the mutM gene encoding bifunctional DNA-formamidopyrimidine glycosylase/DNA-(apurinic or apyrimidinic site) lyase, which translates into the protein MPELPEVETTRRGIAPHLEGQRVSRVIVRDRRLRWPIPEDLDVRLSGQKIVVVERRAKYLLIQAEVGTLISHLGMSGNLRLVEAGLPALKHEHVDIELESGLALRYTDPRRFGAMLWSLDPHNHELLIRLGPEPLTDLFDGLRLYELSRGRSMAVKPFIMDNAVVVGVGNIYATEALFAAGIDPRREAKSISKARYIKLAIEIKRILAAAIERGGTTLRDFIGGDGQPGYFQQELFAYGRGEEPCKVCGTIMREVKLGQRASVFCPKCQK
- a CDS encoding HDOD domain-containing protein; the encoded protein is MPPQPQIMVDLQMEQYMPDPDLGVIARLIAQDPGLSGALLKIVNSPHYGLANKIASIQRAVNLLGSRSVINLINAQSIKGEMTDETIVVLNRFWDTAQDVAMTSLTLAKRIGSQTVDESYALGLFHDCGVPLMLKRFPEYMNVLEEAYAKAGPDRRVVDTENHILNTNHAVVGYFTAKSWRLPEHVSNAIANHHNALAIFQEESGRNAPLKNLLAILKMAEHICSSHRVLGNQAVDHEWNSIGHLVLDYVGLSDYDFENLKESIRELSAH